From the genome of Bordetella sp. H567, one region includes:
- a CDS encoding MmgE/PrpD family protein: MDDLQSWKALSHEHRGITMALAEFIAGLTPAAIPGRTRDVLRKALVDGLGCGLYGLATPWGRIMREYARDRQGPPEAALWGGQARVAVDNSVLAAGTAIHGFDFDDHSRAKIHPGAVVLPVVLALGEREGVDGATLLTAMAAGYETMNRVSQAANPGRTRMRGWHLTGTTGTFAAAAAASVILGLDASTTASALGLAGTQSAGLWAFTADGGMSKRMHPGRSAQAGVAAALLAARGFAGPRFILEAEDGSFLFGMSDSPRPGMITQGLGSTWHTDATCFKPHACCGSNHACVDAALDLMREHRIAIDDIERIVAGIPSVVNTQTGFDYRADSVLNAQMSLRYNIAVALMDGQAYLEQFTPARIVEPRVVALSRRVDIEIDADIDRAYPEIYGGRVTLIVRGGRSYARRVDYSLGMPENPMPHAEIERKYLSLAGASVGAESAARILELANGLFDGEGAAPLGGALAQAEPVMQP, encoded by the coding sequence ATGGACGATCTGCAATCATGGAAAGCGTTGTCGCACGAGCATCGCGGCATCACGATGGCGCTGGCCGAGTTCATCGCCGGCCTGACGCCGGCCGCCATCCCGGGGCGGACGCGTGACGTACTGCGCAAGGCGCTGGTGGATGGGCTGGGCTGCGGCCTGTATGGCCTGGCGACGCCCTGGGGCCGCATCATGCGCGAGTACGCGCGGGATCGCCAGGGCCCCCCGGAGGCCGCGCTGTGGGGCGGCCAGGCGCGCGTGGCGGTGGACAACAGCGTGCTGGCGGCGGGCACCGCCATCCACGGCTTCGACTTCGACGACCATAGCCGGGCCAAGATCCACCCGGGCGCTGTCGTGCTGCCCGTGGTGCTGGCGCTGGGCGAGCGCGAAGGCGTGGACGGCGCCACGCTGCTGACCGCCATGGCGGCGGGCTACGAGACGATGAACCGCGTCAGCCAGGCCGCGAATCCCGGCCGTACGCGCATGCGCGGCTGGCATCTGACCGGCACGACAGGCACCTTCGCCGCCGCCGCGGCGGCCAGCGTGATCCTGGGCCTGGATGCTTCCACAACGGCCAGCGCGCTCGGCCTGGCGGGCACGCAATCGGCCGGGCTGTGGGCGTTCACGGCCGACGGCGGCATGAGCAAGCGCATGCATCCCGGACGTTCCGCGCAGGCCGGGGTGGCAGCCGCGCTGCTGGCCGCACGCGGCTTCGCCGGGCCGCGCTTCATCCTGGAAGCGGAGGACGGCAGCTTCCTGTTCGGCATGTCCGACAGTCCGCGCCCCGGCATGATCACGCAGGGACTGGGCTCCACATGGCATACCGACGCGACCTGCTTCAAGCCGCATGCGTGCTGCGGCAGCAACCACGCCTGCGTGGATGCGGCCCTGGACCTGATGCGCGAACATCGCATCGCGATCGACGATATCGAGCGCATCGTCGCCGGCATTCCTTCCGTGGTGAACACCCAGACCGGCTTCGACTATCGCGCCGATTCGGTCCTGAACGCCCAGATGAGCCTGCGCTACAACATTGCCGTGGCGCTGATGGACGGCCAGGCCTATCTGGAGCAGTTCACGCCCGCGCGCATCGTCGAGCCGCGTGTCGTCGCGCTGTCGCGGCGCGTCGACATCGAGATCGATGCCGATATCGACCGTGCCTATCCGGAGATCTACGGCGGGCGCGTCACCCTGATCGTGCGCGGTGGCCGCAGCTATGCACGCCGGGTGGATTATTCCTTGGGCATGCCGGAGAACCCCATGCCGCACGCGGAGATCGAACGCAAATACCTGTCGCTGGCGGGCGCATCGGTGGGCGCGGAATCCGCGGCGCGGATACTGGAGCTGGCGAACGGTCTGTTCGACGGGGAGGGCGCCGCGCCGCTGGGCGGCGCGCTGGCGCAAGCCGAACCCGTCATGCAACCGTAG